One window of Chryseobacterium sp. 7 genomic DNA carries:
- a CDS encoding four helix bundle protein: MNNFDRIDFNQIFRERTKSFSIAIIRALSLLPYSDDISIIRKQIIRSATSVAANYRAVSRARSEKEKFAKMCIVVEEIDETQLWLEIIEELEYINPEKILHLKTECEELVKVMTTYNFKLSQI; encoded by the coding sequence ATGAATAATTTTGATAGGATAGATTTTAATCAAATTTTCCGGGAACGAACCAAAAGTTTTTCTATTGCTATCATTAGAGCACTTTCTTTATTACCTTATTCTGATGATATTTCAATAATAAGAAAACAGATTATCAGATCTGCAACTTCTGTGGCTGCCAATTACAGGGCAGTATCCAGAGCAAGATCAGAGAAAGAGAAATTTGCTAAAATGTGCATCGTAGTTGAGGAAATTGATGAAACCCAACTTTGGCTTGAAATTATTGAAGAATTAGAATATATAAATCCGGAAAAAATTTTACATTTAAAGACAGAATGTGAAGAACTTGTAAAGGTTATGACCACATATAACTTTAAATTATCTCAAATTTAA
- a CDS encoding LemA family protein, translating to MKNKGCLGAGTIGIALLIIVAVLFFWGKSGYNSFVNKEQTVNAKWSNVETVYQKRANLIPNLERTVKSYSKFEQETLTKVVEARSKATSINIDPTNMTEADMAKFQAAQGELSGSLSRLMAVVESYPNLKADQQYINFQREYTAIENSIRTETVYYNDAAKDYNTSIKTFPNNILANFTNFKEKPYFKAEAGAEKAPEAFK from the coding sequence ATGAAAAATAAAGGATGTTTGGGTGCCGGAACTATTGGTATTGCCCTCCTTATCATTGTGGCTGTTCTATTCTTTTGGGGAAAAAGCGGATATAACAGCTTTGTAAACAAAGAACAGACTGTGAACGCAAAATGGTCTAATGTAGAGACTGTATATCAGAAAAGAGCCAACCTTATTCCTAACCTGGAAAGAACGGTAAAATCGTATTCAAAATTTGAACAGGAAACTTTAACAAAGGTTGTAGAAGCGCGTTCAAAAGCTACTTCTATCAACATTGACCCTACGAATATGACTGAAGCAGATATGGCTAAATTCCAGGCTGCGCAAGGAGAATTATCGGGATCATTAAGCAGATTGATGGCAGTTGTAGAATCTTATCCTAATTTAAAAGCAGATCAGCAGTATATCAACTTCCAGAGAGAATACACTGCTATTGAAAACAGTATCAGAACTGAAACTGTTTATTATAACGATGCTGCAAAGGATTACAACACTTCTATCAAGACTTTCCCGAATAATATTCTGGCGAATTTCACCAACTTTAAAGAAAAACCTTATTTCAAAGCTGAGGCAGGTGCTGAGAAAGCCCCTGAAGCATTCAAATAA
- a CDS encoding TPM domain-containing protein, with product MKLRSLKIVFSFLLLCFYTFVSAQYTIPEKPAVLYPVFDEAGLLSQQEKDALNNKLIKFADSTSTEIEVVIIRSTKGEDVNFLATMFGEKWKIGKKGVDNGVVFLIATEDRTMSIQQGRAVEQYLTASVAGQILDYIVTPNFKKGLWYDGINGGTSAIMEAVQGKFKPEATTAPSGNGSAFKVLIIAFIIFIIIAILFGNRGGGRGGNNDDDDDVIITRRGRRNYPGGFFPFPGSFGGGSFGGGSSGGGGGGFGGFGGGGSFGGGGASGGW from the coding sequence ATGAAATTACGTTCTCTTAAAATAGTATTTTCATTTTTACTACTCTGCTTTTACACATTTGTATCAGCACAATACACCATTCCCGAAAAGCCGGCAGTGCTTTACCCTGTTTTTGATGAAGCAGGATTGCTCTCTCAGCAGGAAAAAGATGCGCTTAATAATAAGCTGATCAAGTTTGCAGATTCTACCTCAACAGAAATTGAAGTAGTGATCATTCGCTCTACCAAAGGAGAAGATGTCAACTTTCTGGCAACGATGTTTGGCGAAAAATGGAAAATCGGAAAAAAAGGAGTAGATAACGGAGTAGTTTTCCTTATTGCTACAGAAGACAGAACCATGTCTATCCAGCAGGGGCGAGCCGTAGAACAATATCTTACTGCTTCAGTAGCAGGACAGATCCTGGATTATATTGTCACTCCAAATTTCAAAAAAGGGCTTTGGTATGACGGAATCAACGGAGGAACCTCAGCAATTATGGAGGCTGTACAGGGCAAATTTAAACCTGAAGCCACTACAGCTCCTTCCGGTAATGGAAGTGCTTTTAAGGTGCTCATCATTGCCTTTATTATTTTCATCATAATTGCCATCCTTTTTGGTAACAGAGGCGGCGGACGAGGCGGAAACAATGATGACGATGATGATGTGATCATCACCAGAAGAGGACGCAGAAATTATCCTGGCGGTTTCTTCCCATTCCCGGGCAGCTTCGGAGGAGGCAGCTTTGGTGGAGGAAGTTCCGGCGGCGGTGGCGGCGGATTTGGAGGCTTCGGCGGTGGCGGAAGCTTTGGCGGCGGAGGCGCATCCGGAGGTTGGTAA
- the coaD gene encoding pantetheine-phosphate adenylyltransferase, producing the protein MKIAVFPGSFDPITLGHYDIIERAAPLFDKLIIAIGQNSQKKYMFPLEKRMEFIQNSVAEFPNVEVDSFEGLTVDYCFEKNAQYIIRGLRNPADFEFEKAIAHTNRTLAHKKLETVFLLTSSGKSFISSSIVREVINHGGEYELMVPDSVRVER; encoded by the coding sequence ATGAAAATTGCTGTTTTCCCGGGATCTTTTGACCCCATTACACTAGGACATTACGACATTATAGAAAGAGCGGCTCCGCTGTTTGATAAATTAATCATCGCTATCGGGCAGAATTCTCAAAAGAAATATATGTTTCCTCTTGAAAAAAGGATGGAATTCATTCAAAATTCAGTGGCAGAATTCCCCAATGTAGAAGTAGACTCATTTGAAGGTCTAACAGTAGATTACTGCTTTGAAAAAAATGCTCAGTACATCATCAGAGGATTGAGAAACCCTGCCGATTTTGAATTCGAAAAAGCGATTGCCCATACCAACAGAACATTAGCTCACAAAAAACTGGAAACCGTATTCTTATTAACTTCTTCTGGAAAATCTTTCATCAGCAGCAGCATAGTAAGAGAAGTTATCAATCACGGAGGCGAATACGAACTGATGGTTCCGGACTCCGTAAGAGTGGAAAGATAG
- a CDS encoding dihydrofolate reductase — protein MTTIVVAMGEKNEIGFENQLLWHLPKDLKHFKDITSGHPIIMGRKTYESIGKPLLNRTNIVVSRKKDWFEEGILIVGSIKEALKFAKKIDEEVFVIGGGNIYEQTMDVVDKLEVTLVKADLQADTFFPKIDPKIWKKTTEIFHEKDEKNEYDFFFQTFERIKKEA, from the coding sequence ATGACAACAATAGTGGTGGCAATGGGAGAGAAAAATGAAATTGGTTTTGAAAATCAGTTGCTTTGGCATCTTCCCAAAGATTTGAAACATTTTAAAGATATTACTTCAGGACATCCGATTATTATGGGAAGAAAAACCTACGAAAGTATTGGAAAGCCTCTTCTTAACCGTACCAATATTGTTGTATCAAGAAAGAAAGACTGGTTTGAGGAAGGAATCCTTATTGTAGGAAGCATCAAAGAAGCATTGAAATTTGCTAAAAAAATTGATGAAGAAGTTTTCGTCATTGGTGGCGGAAATATCTATGAGCAGACTATGGATGTGGTAGACAAGCTTGAAGTTACTTTAGTGAAAGCAGATCTTCAGGCAGATACCTTCTTTCCGAAAATAGATCCGAAAATCTGGAAAAAAACAACCGAAATCTTTCATGAAAAAGATGAAAAAAATGAATATGATTTCTTTTTTCAGACGTTTGAAAGAATTAAAAAAGAAGCATAA
- a CDS encoding TPM domain-containing protein gives MGNFLTNQQIASLVEAIQSAEDHSTGEIRVHIDSNTENRDAKTAFDVFKKLDMDKTADRNAVLFYINFEQKYLTIIGDTGIHEKVKQSYWDHLHDYITAEFAKGNYHQALKSAILETGIELKKHFPVEGENPNQLPNEITFS, from the coding sequence ATGGGTAATTTCCTAACAAATCAACAGATCGCTTCCCTTGTGGAAGCGATTCAGTCTGCGGAAGATCATTCTACAGGAGAGATCAGGGTACATATTGATTCCAATACGGAAAACCGTGATGCGAAGACTGCATTTGACGTTTTCAAAAAACTCGATATGGATAAAACTGCTGACCGGAATGCTGTACTCTTCTATATCAATTTCGAACAGAAATATCTTACCATTATTGGAGATACCGGAATTCATGAAAAAGTAAAACAGTCTTACTGGGATCATCTTCACGATTATATAACCGCCGAGTTTGCCAAAGGAAATTATCATCAGGCATTGAAAAGTGCCATCCTGGAAACAGGCATTGAACTCAAAAAACATTTTCCTGTAGAAGGAGAAAATCCAAACCAACTTCCAAATGAAATTACGTTCTCTTAA
- a CDS encoding NAD(P)H-dependent oxidoreductase — protein sequence MKKTLVVFAHPYLEHSNSNVELINFYVRHQHYTLRDLYEEYPDFHIAAFRERKRLKNYERFVFQFPLIWFGMPPLLRLWIDEVFDRDWLKEGEYNPLEGKEVYILITTGGKERSFSKTGTYQYTIEELISGLIVSLKVFKADIRHIKIVYEANKLSKKEIILHKKEFTELLNQ from the coding sequence ATGAAGAAGACGCTGGTAGTATTTGCACACCCTTATCTGGAGCACTCCAATTCGAATGTAGAGCTCATCAATTTCTACGTTCGCCACCAGCATTATACCCTGAGAGATCTTTACGAAGAATATCCAGACTTTCATATTGCAGCTTTCCGGGAAAGAAAACGCCTTAAAAATTACGAACGTTTTGTTTTCCAGTTTCCTCTGATATGGTTTGGAATGCCACCTCTTCTCAGATTATGGATTGATGAAGTTTTCGACAGAGACTGGCTTAAAGAGGGTGAATATAATCCACTGGAAGGAAAAGAAGTCTATATTCTGATCACTACCGGCGGAAAAGAAAGATCTTTCAGCAAAACGGGCACTTATCAATACACCATAGAAGAGCTGATCAGTGGGCTGATTGTTTCTTTAAAAGTCTTCAAAGCAGATATCAGGCACATCAAAATTGTGTACGAAGCCAACAAGCTCTCAAAAAAAGAAATTATTTTACATAAAAAGGAATTTACAGAACTACTCAATCAATAG
- a CDS encoding RluA family pseudouridine synthase, with product MSEDNEDFLDEELLDSNSIENIDIDEENKGLYEHLNITVDSKQEPLRIDKFLLIYRQNSSRNKISQTCRAGNVIVNGTAVKQNYRVKPGDQISVLLTHPPRENVIIPQDIPVNIIYEDDDLVVVDKEAGMVVHPGFGNWDGTLVNALAFHFEKNGEKSDLDRVGLVHRIDKDTSGLLVIAKNEYALSFLAKQFFNRTTKRLYWAFVWGNMQEDEGTIRGHIGRHPKNRMQMSVYEDGSQGKHAVTHYKVLERFKYMTWVECKLETGRTHQIRAHFRHIGHTLFNDERYEGHTPLRGVNLPKYKQFIKNVFEILPRHALHAHTLGFIHPTTKKELYFESPMPKDMADAVKKWRNYLEN from the coding sequence ATGTCAGAAGATAACGAAGATTTTTTAGATGAAGAATTATTAGATTCCAACAGTATTGAAAACATCGATATTGACGAGGAAAATAAAGGATTGTATGAACATCTTAATATCACTGTGGACAGCAAACAGGAACCATTAAGGATTGATAAGTTCCTCTTGATATACAGACAGAATTCTTCAAGAAATAAAATTTCACAGACCTGCAGAGCCGGAAACGTTATAGTGAACGGAACTGCGGTGAAGCAGAACTATCGTGTAAAGCCGGGAGACCAGATCTCTGTACTGCTTACCCATCCTCCGAGAGAGAACGTCATTATTCCTCAGGATATTCCTGTAAACATCATTTATGAAGATGATGATCTTGTAGTGGTGGATAAAGAAGCCGGAATGGTAGTGCACCCGGGATTCGGGAACTGGGACGGAACATTGGTGAATGCACTGGCTTTTCATTTTGAAAAGAATGGCGAGAAGTCTGATCTTGACAGGGTAGGACTTGTTCACAGGATTGATAAAGATACTTCAGGGCTCTTGGTTATCGCCAAGAATGAATATGCACTGAGCTTCCTGGCAAAACAATTCTTTAACCGTACTACCAAAAGATTGTACTGGGCTTTTGTTTGGGGAAATATGCAGGAAGATGAAGGTACCATAAGAGGCCATATCGGAAGGCACCCTAAAAACAGAATGCAGATGTCTGTTTATGAAGACGGAAGCCAGGGGAAACACGCTGTGACACACTATAAAGTCCTTGAGAGATTCAAATATATGACCTGGGTGGAATGTAAACTTGAGACCGGAAGAACACATCAGATCAGGGCACATTTCAGACATATCGGGCATACTTTGTTTAATGATGAAAGATATGAAGGTCATACGCCTTTAAGAGGGGTGAATCTTCCGAAATACAAGCAATTTATAAAAAATGTTTTCGAGATTTTGCCAAGACATGCACTTCATGCCCATACCCTCGGATTTATACACCCGACCACAAAAAAGGAATTATATTTTGAGAGCCCAATGCCCAAAGATATGGCGGATGCTGTAAAAAAATGGAGAAATTATTTAGAAAACTAA
- a CDS encoding PASTA domain-containing protein codes for MLKSLFNWKVLLNLVVAIGIFVGLVWLTFRWLEYHTNHGQEIPVPNIVNKSVHDAVKILDDTGLEYEVDSANYDPKYRPFQVLMVYPAPGSRVKDGRTVTLKVNPRTWAPIAVPNVINKYSGLAFQRLDQVGLKIGDTIYEPSIQKDALLRILYKGNAVNPGTRLPRFSIIDVVVGSGPMRNISIPNVVGLTVKEARAVITKSMFEVGLVEHEDGSKDESDIIYYQDPASGDVRDQGMQIDLWASKKTPAELRGKIEQLNSIYRMKVDTSLPPVRYEEVHTEPNYEAPPVSAPAPRRETPKPEVPKTETPKTQTVTSKPAGQGSEKPKTSTNPATGNTAKPAASTTTQQPAQKPKAKKVVVE; via the coding sequence ATGCTTAAATCACTTTTCAATTGGAAAGTTTTACTGAATTTAGTAGTAGCCATCGGTATTTTCGTAGGGCTTGTGTGGCTTACATTTCGATGGTTGGAGTACCATACTAACCACGGTCAGGAAATTCCTGTTCCCAATATTGTAAATAAATCGGTACATGATGCCGTAAAAATATTAGATGATACAGGGCTTGAATATGAAGTAGACAGTGCCAATTACGATCCGAAATACAGACCTTTCCAGGTGCTGATGGTATATCCTGCACCAGGTTCCCGTGTAAAGGACGGAAGAACAGTAACCCTTAAAGTAAATCCGAGAACATGGGCACCTATTGCTGTTCCGAATGTTATTAATAAATATTCAGGACTTGCATTCCAGAGATTGGACCAGGTAGGTCTTAAAATTGGAGATACCATCTATGAACCAAGTATTCAGAAAGATGCTCTTTTAAGAATATTATATAAAGGAAATGCCGTAAACCCTGGAACCCGTTTACCTAGATTCTCTATTATTGATGTAGTAGTAGGTTCCGGACCTATGAGAAATATTTCTATTCCTAATGTAGTAGGACTTACGGTAAAAGAGGCAAGAGCCGTAATTACCAAAAGTATGTTTGAAGTAGGTTTGGTAGAGCATGAGGATGGAAGTAAAGATGAATCTGATATTATTTATTATCAGGATCCTGCTTCCGGAGATGTTCGTGATCAGGGAATGCAAATAGACCTTTGGGCAAGTAAGAAAACTCCGGCAGAGCTGAGAGGTAAAATTGAACAGCTGAATTCTATCTACAGAATGAAAGTGGATACTTCACTTCCTCCGGTACGTTATGAAGAAGTACATACTGAGCCAAACTACGAAGCTCCGCCAGTATCGGCTCCTGCCCCTAGAAGAGAAACTCCAAAACCAGAAGTTCCGAAAACTGAGACTCCTAAGACGCAGACTGTAACTTCTAAACCTGCAGGTCAGGGATCAGAGAAGCCTAAAACTTCTACTAATCCTGCTACAGGAAATACAGCCAAACCGGCTGCATCCACTACTACTCAACAGCCCGCTCAAAAGCCGAAAGCTAAGAAAGTAGTCGTAGAATAA
- a CDS encoding trimeric intracellular cation channel family protein: MHEQFNFAIEVLGTIAFSMSGSFAAMQKRLDPFGVLIIAFVTSVGGGTVRDLLLDIPVFWMHDLLMCALILATSIFSMVFKSLEKNFKVTLFIFDSFGLGLFTIIGVQKGLNAGIHPMICIALGTITGCFGGIIRDILLNRIPLIFRKEIYATACILGGSAFLLMTRYTTLSYTFIQIFTILLIVAIRTFAVKYHWQMPKFYGYDQNSEM; this comes from the coding sequence ATGCACGAACAGTTCAATTTTGCAATAGAAGTCCTGGGGACCATTGCCTTTTCCATGTCCGGAAGTTTTGCAGCCATGCAGAAACGGCTTGATCCGTTTGGGGTACTGATTATTGCATTTGTAACTTCTGTAGGTGGAGGAACGGTAAGAGACCTGTTGCTGGATATTCCCGTATTCTGGATGCATGATCTTCTGATGTGTGCCCTGATTCTGGCAACCAGTATTTTTTCCATGGTATTTAAATCTCTGGAGAAAAACTTTAAGGTAACCTTATTTATCTTCGACAGCTTCGGGCTTGGATTGTTCACGATAATTGGTGTACAGAAAGGGCTAAATGCAGGAATTCATCCTATGATCTGTATTGCATTAGGTACTATAACCGGTTGTTTTGGCGGTATTATCCGGGATATCCTGCTCAACAGAATTCCATTGATCTTCAGAAAGGAAATTTATGCTACAGCATGTATATTGGGAGGTTCAGCATTTTTGTTGATGACCAGATATACTACGCTTTCTTATACTTTTATTCAGATCTTTACTATTTTACTGATCGTTGCGATCCGAACATTCGCTGTAAAATACCACTGGCAGATGCCAAAGTTTTATGGGTATGATCAGAATTCGGAAATGTAA
- a CDS encoding D-alanine--D-alanine ligase → MNKKSVAVVMGGYSDEYVVSLKSGQLIYDSLDRNLYDVYKVVVLKDEWYFLGENDKKYAINRGDFSVTLDNGETLKFDACFNIIHGTPGENGILQAYWDAIGQKYTGCDFYQSALTFNKKDTLAVLSKYGIPSAKSIYLRKGEDINVDEIVSELNLPLFVKPNQSGSSLGISKVKDKSELIAATEIAFKEDDEILIESFLDGMEVSVGVIDFKGETIVLGITEIVPTNEFFDYEAKYEGASEEITPARIDKETTKRVEEIAKRAYNSLGMSGFSRSEFILMNGIPYMLEMNTNPGFSPASILPQQARHYGISIMDLCGNEVEKALNK, encoded by the coding sequence ATGAATAAAAAAAGTGTTGCCGTAGTAATGGGAGGCTATTCTGATGAATATGTGGTTTCTTTAAAAAGCGGACAATTAATTTATGATTCTCTGGACAGAAATCTCTATGATGTATATAAAGTTGTAGTCCTTAAAGATGAATGGTATTTTTTAGGTGAAAATGATAAAAAATATGCCATCAACAGAGGAGATTTTTCTGTAACATTAGATAATGGGGAAACCTTAAAGTTTGATGCCTGTTTCAATATCATCCACGGAACTCCGGGAGAAAATGGAATTCTTCAGGCTTACTGGGATGCAATTGGTCAAAAATACACAGGTTGTGATTTTTATCAGAGTGCTCTTACTTTCAATAAAAAAGATACGCTTGCTGTATTATCAAAATATGGAATTCCTTCGGCTAAAAGCATTTATTTAAGAAAAGGGGAAGACATAAATGTGGATGAGATTGTATCTGAGCTTAACCTTCCTTTGTTTGTAAAGCCCAATCAATCCGGATCCTCCCTGGGAATTTCCAAAGTAAAAGATAAATCTGAACTGATTGCCGCTACTGAAATTGCATTCAAAGAAGATGATGAAATTTTGATTGAAAGTTTTCTGGACGGTATGGAAGTTTCTGTAGGGGTTATAGATTTTAAAGGGGAAACCATCGTATTAGGAATTACAGAAATAGTCCCTACCAATGAGTTTTTTGATTATGAAGCCAAATATGAAGGAGCTTCTGAGGAAATTACACCCGCAAGAATTGACAAAGAAACCACAAAAAGAGTGGAAGAAATCGCCAAGAGAGCTTACAATTCATTAGGAATGAGTGGTTTTTCAAGAAGTGAATTTATCCTGATGAACGGAATTCCTTATATGCTTGAAATGAATACCAATCCGGGATTCTCTCCTGCAAGTATTCTTCCTCAGCAGGCAAGACATTATGGAATTTCCATTATGGATCTTTGTGGAAATGAAGTAGAAAAAGCACTTAATAAGTAA
- a CDS encoding DUF2892 domain-containing protein, giving the protein MNKYIKIAIAAVLILLGLYMMIFTRNLGWGIVIFLLAAFPILLFFKNEYILLAFWQLRKQNMEKAGEWLSKITDYKAQLHKTQYGYFHYLSGLTQAQDHPAKVEPFMKKALEYGLNMKHDRAMATLNLAAAAISKGRKQEGQKLLEEAKRLDSAGMMTDQIKMMKDQLKMPTMQKHMHNPNMRNRGKFF; this is encoded by the coding sequence ATGAACAAATACATAAAAATTGCAATAGCAGCAGTTCTTATCCTGTTAGGACTTTATATGATGATTTTCACAAGAAATCTGGGATGGGGTATTGTTATTTTTCTTTTGGCTGCATTCCCAATCTTATTATTCTTTAAAAATGAGTATATTCTATTGGCATTCTGGCAATTGAGAAAACAAAATATGGAAAAAGCCGGAGAATGGTTATCAAAAATAACAGATTATAAAGCACAGCTTCATAAAACTCAATATGGATATTTCCATTATTTATCAGGATTGACGCAAGCTCAGGATCACCCTGCAAAAGTAGAACCTTTCATGAAGAAAGCGTTAGAATATGGTCTGAATATGAAACATGACAGAGCAATGGCTACTTTAAATCTTGCAGCAGCCGCTATTTCTAAAGGAAGAAAACAGGAAGGACAGAAGCTGCTTGAAGAAGCAAAAAGACTTGACAGTGCTGGAATGATGACAGACCAGATAAAAATGATGAAAGATCAGCTGAAGATGCCGACCATGCAGAAGCATATGCACAATCCTAATATGAGAAACAGAGGAAAATTCTTCTAA
- a CDS encoding monovalent cation:proton antiporter-2 (CPA2) family protein, which yields MESSLAMNTLIFLGVAIIMVPLARKLGLSSVIGYILGGIIIGPYALKLTGNNVNDIMHASEFGVIMLLFLVGLELEPRKFWEMRKKIMGLGLSQMALTILLLFLVFTSVGWRVDKAIAIAMCFALSSTAIVLQTLQEKNNLKTTAGEASFSTLLFQDISVIPILAILPIVANYKAKHHDNEIQILIQKLPEWLQAGTVIFGVVLLILLGRYVFVPFLRYVSKSGMTELLTASSLFLVIGVSELMVVIGLSPALGAFLAGVMLANSEFRHELEAQIDPFKGLLLAVFFVSVGSTINFNIIQKDPLFIFSTVFAVLAVKFIVLYAIGKFFRIDTPQSLFYAFALSQVGEFAFVLLNYASDLYLLGPEMNAQMMAVTAITMCITPILLIINDKFITPKFIKEIPEEEHDYNILDSDVTQKKIIIVGFGHFGSTVGRLLKANKISATVLDRDSDRVKLLRSYGFKVYYGDATRIPILRAAGIEDAEILVLCLDDPDDNKFIAELVREHYPEVKIFVRAKNRIDAYDYLNSGVNHIYRETLGTAVDMAVDVLHETGMRKYAARRMGQRFMAIDKASIRKLAKMKENDEDITLFTTKEILQREEDLLAYDNLNFDNKNWEGSSSADEEDEEESQN from the coding sequence ATGGAATCCAGCTTAGCGATGAACACATTAATCTTCCTGGGTGTAGCCATTATTATGGTTCCATTGGCAAGGAAATTAGGCTTGAGCTCTGTAATCGGTTATATTTTAGGAGGAATCATCATAGGTCCTTATGCACTTAAACTTACGGGAAACAATGTAAATGACATTATGCATGCCAGTGAGTTTGGAGTCATCATGCTTTTATTTCTGGTAGGTTTAGAACTGGAACCCCGGAAATTCTGGGAAATGCGGAAAAAGATAATGGGCTTGGGGCTTTCCCAGATGGCACTCACCATTTTATTGCTTTTTCTGGTATTCACAAGTGTTGGCTGGAGAGTAGACAAAGCCATTGCTATTGCAATGTGTTTTGCTTTATCTTCCACCGCCATTGTTCTGCAAACCTTACAGGAAAAGAATAACCTCAAAACAACGGCTGGGGAGGCATCCTTCTCTACCCTTTTATTTCAGGATATTTCGGTGATCCCTATTTTGGCCATACTTCCTATTGTTGCCAATTATAAAGCCAAACATCATGATAATGAAATTCAGATTCTGATTCAGAAACTCCCGGAATGGCTTCAGGCCGGAACGGTAATTTTCGGAGTTGTATTGCTTATTTTACTGGGCAGATATGTTTTTGTTCCTTTCCTTCGTTATGTTTCAAAATCGGGAATGACAGAGTTATTAACGGCTTCTTCCCTATTTTTGGTTATCGGTGTTTCTGAACTGATGGTTGTTATTGGCCTTTCTCCGGCATTGGGAGCTTTCCTTGCAGGAGTAATGCTTGCCAACAGTGAATTCCGCCACGAACTGGAAGCTCAGATTGATCCTTTCAAAGGACTGTTACTGGCTGTTTTCTTCGTGAGTGTGGGATCAACTATCAATTTTAATATTATCCAGAAAGATCCTTTATTTATCTTCAGTACTGTTTTTGCTGTGCTGGCTGTAAAATTTATTGTCTTATATGCTATTGGAAAGTTTTTCAGGATAGATACCCCCCAAAGTCTTTTCTATGCATTTGCCCTTTCCCAGGTGGGAGAATTTGCCTTTGTACTGCTCAATTATGCATCAGATCTATATCTTTTAGGTCCTGAAATGAATGCACAAATGATGGCGGTTACTGCTATTACAATGTGTATTACTCCTATTCTTTTGATCATCAATGATAAATTCATTACTCCGAAATTCATCAAAGAAATCCCTGAAGAAGAGCATGATTACAATATTCTTGACAGTGATGTTACTCAAAAGAAGATCATTATTGTAGGTTTTGGACACTTTGGAAGTACGGTGGGCCGTCTTTTAAAAGCCAATAAAATATCAGCTACTGTTTTGGATCGGGATTCTGACCGTGTGAAATTGCTTAGAAGCTATGGTTTTAAAGTATATTATGGTGACGCTACCAGAATTCCTATTTTAAGGGCTGCCGGAATTGAAGATGCTGAAATTTTGGTTTTGTGCCTGGATGATCCGGATGATAACAAATTCATTGCAGAACTAGTACGTGAACATTATCCTGAAGTGAAAATTTTTGTAAGAGCGAAAAACAGGATTGATGCTTATGATTATCTTAACAGCGGAGTCAATCATATTTACCGTGAAACATTAGGAACAGCGGTGGATATGGCCGTTGACGTACTTCATGAAACAGGAATGAGAAAATATGCAGCAAGACGTATGGGGCAAAGGTTTATGGCCATTGACAAAGCTTCCA